GTTATGGGACGTGCTGAAGGTTATGCGATGAAAAATCCGCCTTTAGAAAGCTTCATGGATGGTATCGGTAATGGTCTGGGCTATAGTTTGATATTGATTATCGTGGCATTTTTTAGAGAAACTTTGGGCTCAGGTAAATTATTGGGCATAGAAGTCTTCAAGCTGACAAAAGATGGCGGCTGGTACGATCCTAACGGTTTAATGTTATTGCCGCCCAGTGCTTTCTTTATTATTGGTTTGATTATCTGGAGTGTCCGTCAGTGGAAACCCACTCAAGCTGAAAAGGTAGAATTCAAGATTATGGCGATTGCTCATGGTGAAGGAGGACATCACTAATGGAAGCTTATATTAGTTTATTTGTTAAGGCAGTCTTTATTGAAAACCTGGCGCTTTCCTTCTTTTTGGGAATGTGTACGTTTATAGCGGTATCAAAAAAGATTGCTACGGCGATGGGTTTGGGTATTGCCGTTATGGTAGTGCAAGCCATTACGGTACCCGCCAACAATATCGTTTACCATGCCTTGTTGAAAGAAGATGCCCTGTCCTGGATAGGAATAAAAGGCGTTGATTTAAGCTTTTTGGCACTATTAAGCTGTATTGGCATGATCGCTGCCTTGGTACAAATTCTTGAAATGATTTTAGATAAATTCTTTCCAGCTTTGTATCACGCCTTAGGCGTATTTCTACCTTTAATTACAGTAAACTGCGCAATTCTTGGCGGTAGTTTATTTATGATTGAACGGGACTATAATTTCGGCGAAAGCGTTACTTACGGCGTAGGCAGTGGTTTGGGCTGGGCATTGGCTATTACTGTTATGGCGGGTGTACGCGAAAAACTTAAATACAGTGATATTCCAGCCGGACTGCAAGGCCTGGGCATAACTTTTATTACCGCAGGTCTGATGTCGCTTGGCTTCATGGCTTTCTCCGGAATCCAACTTTAAGAAGGTAGCTTATA
Above is a window of Methylobacter sp. S3L5C DNA encoding:
- the nqrE gene encoding NADH:ubiquinone reductase (Na(+)-transporting) subunit E; its protein translation is MEAYISLFVKAVFIENLALSFFLGMCTFIAVSKKIATAMGLGIAVMVVQAITVPANNIVYHALLKEDALSWIGIKGVDLSFLALLSCIGMIAALVQILEMILDKFFPALYHALGVFLPLITVNCAILGGSLFMIERDYNFGESVTYGVGSGLGWALAITVMAGVREKLKYSDIPAGLQGLGITFITAGLMSLGFMAFSGIQL